The following proteins are co-located in the Panthera tigris isolate Pti1 chromosome F2, P.tigris_Pti1_mat1.1, whole genome shotgun sequence genome:
- the NPBWR1 gene encoding neuropeptides B/W receptor type 1: protein MHNDTFSEPGPANASCPGPALGCPNASSLPPPLPPPLAVAVPVVYAVICAVGLAGNSAVLYVLLRAPRTKTVTNLFILNLAIADELFTLVLPVNIADFLLQRWPFGELMCKLIVAIDQYNTFSSLYFLTVMSADRYLVVLATAESRRVAGRTYRAARAVSLAVWGLVTLVVLPFAVFARLDDEQGRRQCVLVFPQPEAFWWRASRLYTLVLGFAIPVSAICVLYGVLLCRLRAMRLDSHAKALDRAKKRVTLLVVVILAVCLLCWTPYHLSTVVALTTDLPQTPLVIAASYFITSLSYANSCLNPFLYAFLDDSFRRSLRQLLACRAAA, encoded by the coding sequence ATGCACAACGACACCTTCTCGGAGCCGGGGCCCGCCAACGCGTCGTGCCCGGGGCCCGCGCTGGGCTGCCCCAACGCGTCGAgcctgccgccgccgctgccgccgccgctggcCGTGGCCGTGCCCGTCGTCTACGCGGTGATCTGCGCGGTGGGGCTGGCTGGCAACTCCGCAGTGCTGTACGTGCTGCTGCGGGCGCCCCGCACGAAGACCGTCACCAACCTGTTCATCCTCAACCTGGCCATCGCCGACGAGCTCTTCACGCTCGTGCTGCCCGTCAACATCGCCGACTTCCTGCTGCAGCGGTGGCCCTTCGGGGAGCTCATGTGTAAGCTCATCGTGGCCATCGACCAGTACAACACGTTCTCCAGCCTCTACTTCCTCACGGTCATGAGCGCCGACCGCTACCTGGTGGTGCTGGCCACGGCCGAGTCGCGCCGGGTGGCCGGCCGCACGTACCGCGCGGCGCGCGCCGTGAGCCTGGCCGTGTGGGGGCTCGTGACGCTGGTCGTGCTGCCCTTCGCCGTCTTCGCCCGGCTCGACGACGAGCAGGGCCGGCGCCAGTGCGTGCTGGTCTTCCCGCAGCCCGAGGCCTTCTGGTGGCGGGCGAGCCGCCTCTACACGCTGGTGCTCGGCTTCGCCATCCCCGTGTCCGCCATCTGCGTCCTCTACGGCGTCCTGCTGTGCAGGCTGCGCGCCATGCGGCTGGACAGCCACGCCAAGGCCCTGGACCGCGCGAAGAAGCGGGTGACCCTCCTGGTGGTGGTGATCCTGGCCGTGTGCCTCCTCTGCTGGACGCCCTACCACCTGAGCACCGTGGTGGCGCTCACCACCGACCTCCCGCAGACGCCGCTCGTCATCGCGGCCTCCTACTTCATCACCAGCCTGAGCTACGCCAACAGCTGCCTCAACCCCTTCCTCTACGCCTTCCTGGACGACAGCTTCCGCAGGAGCCTCCGCCAGCTGCTGGCCTGCCGCGCTGCCGCctga